In a single window of the Osmia bicornis bicornis chromosome 7, iOsmBic2.1, whole genome shotgun sequence genome:
- the LOC114878384 gene encoding LOW QUALITY PROTEIN: uncharacterized protein LOC114878384 (The sequence of the model RefSeq protein was modified relative to this genomic sequence to represent the inferred CDS: inserted 2 bases in 2 codons; deleted 2 bases in 2 codons; substituted 3 bases at 3 genomic stop codons), whose protein sequence is MYRICNDENEFEPRSTPKPAPKLDVMFTVPSVPEVSLILDKPIGYKTIQHVDFHSPSVECKTLTRKNSNSYSSNTNGSYAAWKQHNYSLQALXXYXQYKFSKHTIQSKFMLHNLISTKIPLQKVQKHLYKTSWFQEKILLIKSFEEKETNTRRDSNSYEHSYQVCENNKAPIEKNSITTQYSNIMGQCDRMSPPSHAVRACTDTDNYVFSKKECFPLLYEKQLITNNSTKQVSFNDSVNESKIQNSHINPNTLKRSEYPLPHYLGQQYPYFNMNTYPFPQFHPYSTHNTDTQETVKNLLQIINSQNDQIKSLQTQVDRLLKMQEENLXERKKCSCSYPLQQHNNQFLANSNDTNHITVPRSTKRSVCQSELSKDRKKENCNENENINQSELILTETQAKKTFMEQKVSIGVMTSFEFTVQNSPFTVDIDDCEKQDSQQKKENLKLCNSVGVCDNESLRRYKNSFTRMPSGQLENIVEDSESYMSSSQQQSSNLNASTSTRDLERHIYIDVQKETDALRSESPKLCRGMTTNLNQTIDSIQKNVGKTCTEEIRNYEIIKTPAVQKNTVNAEHNVLENKNGKTNTPTNRYKKLQIRKDNDSAKACKSVNSSDSYRDYRKEGQISVTKGVNCIEDSLILNGGDLKINERPPPTPEPSIHVDMNEYSSDDDSEKVKRSSKVGWTFYNNVLGQVNQLLQNSCVIDDQQQNQTKVNQNERNETENKTTLDTVKNATLEQXKKLGISLNENQEVKELNSSNKMAFDLSFYPRLDYQANMTQATSAVNETNTSMHMKALALKYLTDEQLAELAVQKQGSTSLKHLMVSNMQGTNMSFATMRYLERYQLLPGKNGVQAEDINKVPVETSLKNDFKKLPSSKNSPKILQRFPFNQTPKTSCPSKILDISTLKQQPKLL, encoded by the exons atgtatcgAATTTGTAacgatgaaaatgaatttgaacCAAGAAGTACACCAAAACCTGCACCTAAACTTGATGTAA tGTTTACAGTACCATCGGTTCCAGAAGTTTCTTTGATATTGGATAAACCTATAGGCTATAAGACTATA CAACATGTAGATTTCCATTCACCTTCTGTAGAATGTAAAACTTTAACG AGAAAGAACAGTAATTCATATTCTTCAAATACCAATGGATCCTATGCCGCATGGAAGCAACATAATTATTCTTTGCAAGCCTTATAATAATACTGACAGTATAAATTCTCAAAACACACAATCCAGTCAAAATTTATGTTACACAATCTTATTTCGACAAAAATACCACTACAGAAAGTCCAAAAGCATCTATACAAAACATCATGGTTTCAAGAAAAGATACTTCTAATTAAAAgttttgaagaaaaagaaactaatACAAGAAGAGACAGTAATTCTTATGAACATAGTTATCAAGTGTGTGAAAATAATAAAGCACCTATTGAAAAAAATAGCATAACAACTCAATACAGCAATATAATGGGACAGTGTGATCGTATGTCACCTCCATCGCATGCTGTTAGAGCTTGTACAGATACTgataattatgtttttagTAAAAAGGAATGTTTCCCGTTATTATATGAAAAACAACTAATAACTAATAATTCAACTAAGCAAGTATCATTTAATGATTCAGTCAATGaatcaaaaatacaaaattcacATATTAATCCTAATACTCTGAAAAGAAGTGAATATCCATTACCACACTATTTAGGacaacaatatccttattttAATATGAACACTTATCCTTTTCCTCAATTTCATCCTTATTCCACTCATAATACAGATACCCAAGAAACAGTAAAGAACTTATTACAGATTATAAACAGTCAAAATGATCAAATTAAATCATTACAAACACAAGTGGATAGATTATTGAAAATGcaagaagaaaatt aagaaaggaaaaaatgtTCTTGTTCATACCCACTACAgcaacataataatcaattcCTTGCAAATTCTAATGATACTAATCATATTACGGTACCAAGAAGCACAAAAAGAAGTGTATGTCAAAGTGAACTCTccaaagatagaaaaaaagaaaattgtaatgaaaatgaaaatataaatcaaaGTGAATTAATATTGACAGAAACCCAAGCAAAGAAGACATTTATGGAACAAAAAGTTTCTATAGGTGTAATGACAAGTTTTGAGTTCACTGTACAAAATAGCCCGTTTACAGTAGATATTGATGATTGTGAAAAACAAGATAGTCAGCAGAAAAAAGAGAATTTGAAGCTATGTAATAGTGTTGGTGTTTGTGATAATGAATCTTTAAGAAGATACAAGAACTCTTTTACTCGAATGCCAAGTGGACAATTAGAAAATATAGTTGAAGATTCTGAAAGTTATATGTCATCTAGTCAACAACAAAGTAGTAATTTAAATGCAAGTACTTCTACAAGAGATTTAGAGAGACACATTTATATAGATGTACAAAAAGAAACAGATGCTCTTAGATCTGAGTCCCCCAAATTGTGTAGAGGCATGACTACAAATTTAAATCAAACCATAGATAGTATACAAAAAAATGTAGGAAAAACTTGTACggaagaaataagaaattacgAAATTATAAAAACACCGGCAGTACAAAAAAATACTGTAAATGCAGAACATAAtgttttagaaaataaaaatggtaaaacaAACACTCCTACAAATCGTTATAAAAAGCTACAAATAAGAAAGGATAATGATTCTGCAAAAGCATGCAAATCAGTAAATAGCTCTGATAGTTACAGAGACTATAGAAAGGAAGGACAAATTTCTGTCACTAAAGGTGTTAATTGTATTGAAGACAGCTTGATTTTAAATGGCggtgatttaaaaataaatgaaaggcCACCACCCACTCCAGAACCTAGTATACATGTAGACATGAACGAATACTCTAGTGATGATGATAGTGAAAAAGTGAAACGCAGTTCAAAAGTGGGCTGGACCTTTTATAATAATGTTCTGGGACAAGTAAATCAGTTGTTACAGAACTCATGTGTTATAGATGACCAACAACAAAATCAAACAAAAGTAAATCAGAATGAACGAAATGAgactgaaaataaaacaacattaGATACTGTAAAAAATGCCACATTGGAAC CTAAAAAACTTGGGATTAGTTTGAATGAAAATCAAGAAGTTAAAGAATTGAACAGTAGTAACAA GATGGCATTTGACTTATCATTTTATCCACGTTTGGATTATCAAGCAAATATGACACAAGCTACAAGTGCAGTGAATGAAACAAATACAAGTATGCATATGAAAGCATTggctttaaaatatttaacggATGAACAACTTGCTGAATTAGCAGTACAAAAACAAGGCTCAACATCTCTAAAACATCTTATGGTTAGCAATATGCAAGGCACAAATATGTCATTTGCTACAATGCGTTACTTAGAAAGATATCAATTGCTTCCAGGAAAAAACGGTGTTCAAGCAGAAg ATATTAATAAAGTACCAGTTGAAACATCTTTAAAAAATGACTTTAAAAAACTTCCAAGTTCAAAAAATAGCCCTAAAATATTACAACGGTTTCCTTTTAATCAAACGCCTAAAACATCTTGTCCCAGTAAAATTTTAGACATTTCAACTTTAAAACAGCAGCCTAAGCTTTTATAA
- the LOC114878387 gene encoding protein unc-50 homolog has translation MIKNLEMKYSTSPPISRCNSPGPIESGSSLPMPVTYRQDCMGAATKCYKYLRKLLKFEQMDFEFALWQMIFLFTSPQKVYRNFQSRKQTKSQFARDDPAFLVLLMCCLCISSIGFTIVLGLGFLQFIKLLFYMVFIDYLVAGIIVATIFWFITNRYLRIDKTQDVEWGYAFDIHLNAFFPPLVILHIVQLFLYNGLINHDTFSSRFVGNTIWLIAVGYYIYITFLGYTSMEILHKTHIILSTVPITLLIYIMTLCAGINISHLVMEFYHYRVV, from the exons ATGATTAAAA atttagaaatgaaatattctacATCACCTCCGATAAGTAGGTGTAATTCACCTGGTCCAATTGAGTCAGGCTCAAGCTTGCCGATGCCAGTAACTTACAG GCAAGATTGTATGGGTGCAGCAAcaaaatgttataaatatcTGAGAAAGCTATTGAAATTTGAACAAATGGATTTTGAGTTTGCTTTGTGGCAAATGATCTTTTTATTTACATCACCACAAAAAGTgtatagaaattttcaaagcaGGAAAC AAACAAAATCACAATTTGCAAGAGATGATCCTGCGTTTTTGGTATTGCTAATGTGTTGCCTGTGTATATCTTCTATTGGTTTTACTATAGTTTTGGGATTAGGATTTCTTCAGTTTATaaagttattattttatatggTATTCATTGATTATCTTGTAGCTGGTATAATAGTAGCTACAATATTCTG gTTTATAACAAATCGttatttaagaattgataaaacTCAGGATGTAGAATGGGGTTATGCATTTGATATTCATTTGAATGCATTTTTTCCACCTTTAGTCATACTTCATATTGTAcaactttttttatataacg GTCTCATAAATCATGATACATTCTCATCAAGATTTGTTGGAAATACAATTTGGCTAATAGCTGTTggatattatatttatatcacATTTTTGGGTTATACAA GTATGGAAATACTTCATAAAACGCACATAATACTATCAACAGTACCAATAACACTATTGATATATATCATGACATTATGTGCAGGCATTAATATTAGTCATTTAGTTATGGAATTCTATCATTATCGAGTTGTCTAG